One stretch of Miscanthus floridulus cultivar M001 chromosome 18, ASM1932011v1, whole genome shotgun sequence DNA includes these proteins:
- the LOC136521565 gene encoding uncharacterized protein: MANRVEGAAAIIVPAGDREAVQNLFLDAARVLMLFGAVATIGIGTTSAEPMLLAFLSLLLWLLGVCLLALVPAAGRFPHAALAATAMAIILKHLFTLWN, from the coding sequence ATGGCCAACCGAGTGGAAGGCGCCGCCGCCATCATCGTCCCCGCAGGTGACCGCGAGGCTGTCCAGAACCTCTTCCTCGACGCCGCGCGCGTGCTGATGCTGTTCGGCGCGGTGGCCACCATCGGAATCGGAACCACCTCCGCCGAACCCATGCTGCTGGCGTTCCTCAGCCTTCTCCTTTGGCTGCTCGGCGTGTGCCTCCTCGCCCTGGTGCCAGCGGCAGGACGTTTCCCGCACGCCGCACTGgccgccaccgccatggccatcaTCCTGAAGCACTTGTTCACCCTATGGAACTAG